The Paraconexibacter algicola genome includes the window ACCCACTGCGGTTTCGACCGCGCGTTCCTCTTCCGTGTCGAGGGCGCCGAGATGGTCTGCGAGAGCGTGCACTACGTGCAGGACCCCGAGTGGGCTCGCGAGTTCTACGAGCTCGCCCAGGTGCAGCGCCCGCAGCTCACCCATCAGCTGCTGGAGACGGAGATGATCCGCCGCCGGGCGCCGGTGATGATCCAGAGCCCGGCGACCGACCCGCGCACCTTCAAGCCGCTGGTGCTCCCGGTCAAGACGACGTCCTATGTCGCCGCGCCCGTGATGCCGGACGACAAGGTGATCGGCTTCCTGCACGCCGACTGCTACTTCCAGGGCCGCGAGGTCGACGAGGTCGACCGCGACACGATCTGGGCGTTCGCCGAAGGGTTCGGGTTCGCCGTCGACCGGGCGCTGCTGCTCGAGCGGCTCGGGGCGCAGCGCGCCGAGGTGTCCCGGCTCGTCGCCGCCACGAATCAGGTGCTCACGGACCTCACCACCGCGGAGCTTCGGATCACCCGGGGCGGCGACCACGCGAAGCTCGCCGGCGTGGCGGCGTCCACCCTCCTGCCGCAGGTCGCCGGTCCGCAGGCGGCGCTCCTGACGCCGCGCGAGCACGAGGTCGTCGCCCTGCTCGCCGAGGGCGCGACGAACGCGGCGATCGCCCGGAGACTCGTCGTGTCCGACGCCACGGTCAAGTCACATGTGCGCAACGTCATGCGCAAGCTGCACGCCTCCAACCGCGCGGAGGCGGTGGCGAAGTACCGGCGGACCTTCTCCGACCCGCTCGCCCCCGGCTTCCGCCCGGCGGGCGGGGGATGAGGGATCTCCACCTATCTGGCGATTGAGTCGCGCACGCGCCCCGCCGTACGGTCGGCAGCATGGCCACCAACCGCAAGCGGCGCAGCATCACCCAGACCCACGAGCGCATCGCGCAGCTCGGCTGGGAACCCACGTACCACGAGCCCGTTCCGCGGTACCCCACCCGGTACCACATCCCCAAGAAGTCGAAGGACCCGATGAAGCAGATCATGCGGGAGTACCTCCCCATGGAGCTGGAGAAGGACGACCGGGTCTACGGCGGGCACGACGCTGCCGTGCGGGCGGGAATGACGGCCAAGGCGGAGGACCGGTGGACCGAGATCCTCAAGCCGTTCCTGACCGTGACGAACTACGCCGAGATCGGTGCGGGTCGGTGCATGTCGATGCTGATCGACGCGATCCCGTCCAACGAGCTGCGCAACGGCTACCACGTGCAGTACGTCGACGAGGTCCGCCATACCGGCATGCAGATGGCGCTCGGCCGCTGGTACGCGAAGAACGTCCCGGACCCCAGCGGCTGGAACCAGATGATGAAGGCGATGCCGCAGGACATCTTCACGCTCGGCGGCATGAACTTCGTCAACCACTTCATGGTGGGCGATCCGATCCAGTGCGCGTTCGCGCTCCAGGTCGTCGCCGAGACGGCGTTCACCAACGTCGCCTTCGTCGCGCTGCCGGACGTCGCGGCCCGCAATGGTGACTTCACGCTCCCGACCACGTACCTGAGCGTCCAGTCCGACGAGGCGCGACACATCTCCAACGGCTACGCGACCCTTCTCACGGTCCTGCAGGACGACCGCAACATCCCGTTCATCCAGCGCGACCTGCAGCAGGCCTGGTGGATCAACCACGCGTTCCTGGACGTCTTCACGGCGGCGGTGATGGAGTACTTCTCCCGCGACCGCTCGGACCCCGAGTCGTTCCTGGACAAGTGGGACCGCTGGATCCGCGACGACTGGTACCGCGCCTACGTCGTGAAGCTCGGGCGCCTCGGCCTCGAGATGGACTCGCACATCTTCGATCGCGCCCGCGAACGGATCGTCAAGGGGCTGCACCACAAGGTCGTGATGCTGGCGTTCGCGACGTGGCCGATGCACTTCTGGAAGTTCGACGGCATGGACGAGCGCGACTTCGAGTGGTTCGAGAGCAAGTACCCGGGCTGGTACGACGAGTACGGCTTCTTCTGGGAGGCCTACCGCGAGCTGGACGACCCGTCCGAGGCGTCGATGCTGCTGTCCGGCCTGATGTCGGAGGCGCCGCCCTTCTGCTGGACGTGCACCATGCCGTCGGTCATCGACGAGGACATGTGCCACCGGGTCGTCGACGACCGCACGCGGTTCTACTGCTCCAAGGAGTGCCGCTGGATGGACGAGACCAACCCGGGCCGCTACGTCGGGGACCGCAACTACTTCGACCGCTTCCACGGCAAGGACCTCGCCGACGTGGTGTCCGAGCTCGAGTTCATCCGCGCGGACGGCGAGACGCTGATGGGGCAGCCGCACCTGCGCGAGAAGGGGAAGTGGACGCTCAACGACCTCCGCCGTGTCGGCCTGACCGTCGAGAGCCCGAACATCAACACGGCGCGCTCGATGGGGCTCCCGTCGGGTGACTGGTCCTCCGCCTACCGCGAAGGGCTGACCGACGCGACCGGCCGCAACGGCGGTCCCGGCCCGGTGTCCGTCCAGGCGCTGGACGACCCGCTGCCGACCTCGCTCTGATGGCGCGCATCCTCTTCGAGCCGATCGGCGAGGAGATCGACTGCGCCGAGGATGAGACGATCCTCGACGCGTCGTTCCGCCAGGGGTATTCCCTGGTGCACGGCTGCCGCGCCGGCCAGTGCTCGGCGTGCAAGTGCTACCTGCTCGAAGGCGAGGTCTCGCTGAAGACCTACTCGACGTTCGCGCTGTCGGAGTCCGAGAGCGAGCAGGGCTACACGTTGCTGTGCCGGGCGATGCCGGACGACGACGACATCACCGTCGAGCTCCTGCACTTCGACCCCGACAACTACAAGGCCGAGCACGAGATCCAGGACGGCCGGGCGGTCGTCGAGTCCGTCCGTGACCTGACGCACGACATCAGCGAGGTCGTGCTCCGCGTGCTCGAGCCTGCCGGCTTCGCGTTCGCCCCGGGGCACTTCGTGGACCTGCACGTCCCCGGCAGCGACGAGCGGCGGTCGTTCTCGATGGCGAACCTGCCGGGCGACGGGCGGCTGGAGCTCATCGTCAAGCGCTACCCGGGGGGTCGGATCTCCGGACTCCTCGACGGCGGGGCGCTCGCCGCCGGTGACGAGCTCGGCTTCACCGGCCCGTACGGGACGTTCCGCCTGCGCGAGAACGACCGGCCCATGCTGATGATCGCGGGCGGCTCCGGCATGGCGCCGCAGCTCGCGCTGCTGCGGCAGATCGCCGACGAGGGCATCGAGCGCCCTGTGCGGTTCTTCTACGGGGCACGGACACGCGACGACCTGTTCCTGCTCGACGAGCTCGCGGCGTTGTCCGTGCGCATCTCGGATCTGCGGTTCGTCCCGGTCCTCTCCGAGGAGGAGTGGGACGGCGAGCAGGGGTTCGTCCACGACGCCGTCGCCCGTTACCTCGACGGCGGCGAGCTCGGCGAAGACGTCGAGGCGTACCTCTGCGGCCCGCCGCCGATGGTCGAGGCCGCCACCGAGATGCTCGTCGACGGCCGTGGCATCGACGCCGCGCAGGTCCACTTCGACAAGTTCACGACGTCGGTCGCCGTCGGCGACCAGGAGGCCACCACATGACCCAGCCCCCGGTGAAGACGCTCGACGACGGGGCCGGCGCGCGCCGCGGCGACGACACCGAGCGCAGCTTCAACTACTTCACGCCGCGCAAGCGCCGGGCGTCCGTCTACGAGGACGTCACGATCGACACCCAGCCGTCGATCCACCGGCACGTCGACCGGGGCTGGCAGCTGTCGTTCGACGGTGTGCACGGCGTCTGGAGCGACGACTCGACTCGCCTGGAGGTCGCCGACTGGACCGACTTCCGCGATCCGGCCGGGTGGTGGGAGCGGCCCTTCTACCAGGTGGGCGCACAACACGAGCGGCAGATCGAGAACGCCGTGCGCCAGGCGACCTCCGACGGCCTGTTCACCGACTTCGATCCGCGCTGGGTCGAGTTCCTGCGCCAGAACCTCCAGGTCCCGGCGTTCGTCCAGCACGGACTCTGGCTCGCGGTCGCGTCCAGTGGCCGGGACACGCTGTCCGACACCCTCACCCACGCGGTGGTCATGCAGGCGGCCCTCAAGCAGCGGTTCGCGCAGTCGCTCGTCCTGTACGCGCTGGACCTCGAGCCGCACTTCGGCCCGTTCCCGATGGACGAGGCCCGCCAGCGATGGCTGGAGCACCCGGCATGGCAGCCCGCCCGCGCCTACGTCGAGCGCCTGCGCACGGTCGTCGACTGGGGCGAATCGATCGTCGCGATCAACCTCTGCTTCGAGCCCATCGTCGGCGTGCTGATCCAGCGCGAGCTGGGGATGCGGGCCGCGACCGCGAACGGCGACACCGTCACGCCCGCGATCGGACGCGTTGCGCAGACCGAGTGGCAGTGGGTCCACGAGTGGACCGCCACCTTCATGGATCTCGTCCTCGGGGACCCGGAGCACGGCGAGCACAACCAGGCGCTCGTCGCCGGCTGGGTCGCGGACTGGTTGCCGCAGGCCATGGACGCCGGGCGTGCGCTCGAGGGGATCCTCGACGAGGCACCCGTCGGGATCGACTTCGGTGCCGCATGGGAGAGGACCCTGGCCGACGCGCGGACGATCTGGGACGCCGCCGGTATCGGCGAGCTGGCGCAGGTGACCGCATGAGCGCGCCGTCCGCCGAGGGCAGCTACGACTACGTCGGGATCGTCATGGCCAAGAGCGCCGAGGGCGACGCGGTCGCGGACATCCTGCGGGACAAGCCCGGGGTCGAGATCGTCGAGCAGCCGTCGTTCTGGGACATCCGCGCACCCGATCGCCTGGAGATCGACTACGACGAGGTCTCCGAGGAGCTCGGGGTGGAGATCGACGCGTACGCGATCCAGCACGAGATGTCCACGCACTACGGGCGGATGATCGCCACCGACGACAAGCTCCTGCTGTTCGCCGACCCCGTCGAGGCGATGGAGTTCCTGGGCGGCTGAGGAATTCCACGAAGCCCGTGGTGCGCGATTGGCGCACCTCCTGCTTGACCCTGTCTTCAGCCTCCCGGTAGACACTGTGGCCCGGCGCACGTCGCCGTCGTCTTTCCACCCCGAGGGAGCTGTCCTTGATGCTCGAAGGTCTCGTCCAGAACGACCACCCACTGACCGTGGGCATGATCCTGCGCCGGATGCGCACGGTGAACGGCGACTCCGAGGTGGTGACGCTCCGCGCCCCGGGCCAGCTGGACCGGGCGACCTACCGCGAGGTCGGCGACCGCTGCGACCTGCTCGCGGACGCGCTCTCCAAGCTCGGCGTCGGCGAGGGCGACCGCGTCGGCACGTTCATGTGGAACAACCAGGAGCACCTCGAGGCCTACTACGCCATCCCGGCGATGGGCGCGGTCCTGCACACGCTGAACCTGCGGCTCTTCCCCGAGCAGCTCGTCTACATCGTGAACCACGCGAAGGACAAGGTCATCATCGTCAACGACTCGGTGATCCCGCTCCTCGCGCCGCACACCGACAAGTTCGAGACCGTCGAGAAGTACATCGTCGTCGGCGACGGGGACTCCAGCGCCCTGCCGCAGGACAAGGTCATCAAGTACGAGGACCTCCTCGCGAGCGCCGAGCCGGGCTTCCAGTACCCCGACATCGACGATCGCAGCGCCTCGGGCCTCTGCTACACGTCCGGCACGACGGGCGACCCCAAGGGCGTCCTGTACTCCAACCGCTCGACGTTCCTGCACGCCATCGCGTCCGGCATGACCGACTCGCTGGGCGTTAGCGGCGCCGACATCGTCATGCCGGTCGTCCCGATGTTCCACGCCCAGGCGTGGGGTCTCGCGTACGCCGCGCCGCTCGTCGGGGCGAACCTCGTGATGCCGGACAAGTTCCTGCAGGGCGAGCCGCTCGCGAAGCTCATCGAGGGCGAGAAGGTCACCGTCGCCGGGGCGGTCCCGACGCTGTGGATGGACCTCCTGCGCTACGCCGACGAGAACAAGCCCGACCTGTCGTCCCTGCGGTGCGTGCCGTGCGGCGGCGCCGCGGTGCCGAAGTCCCTCATGGAGGCATTCCAGGAGCGCCACGGCGTGCTGATCGTCCAGGCCTGGGGCATGACCGAGACCTCGCCGCTCGGCGCGGTCGCCCGGCCGCCGCGCGGGGTCTCCGAGGAGGAGTCGTGGGCCTACCGGACCACCGCCGGCCGCGTCGCGCCCGGGGTCGAGGCGCGCATCACCGACGACGAGGGCAAGGAGGTCGCGTGGGACGGCGAGTCCACGGGCGAGCTCGAGGTCCGCGGGCCGTGGATCGCGAGCGCGTACTACGAGACGGACGCGCCGGAGAAGTTCCACGACGGCTGGCTGCGCACCGGTGACGTCGCCGCGATCAACCCGCAGGGCTACATCCGCATCACCGACCGGGCGAAGGACGTCATCAAGTCCGGCGGCGAGTGGATCTCCTCCGTCGACCTCGAGAACGAGCTGATGTCGCACCCGGCGGTGCGCGAGGCGGCGGTCATCGCCAAGCCCGACGAGCGCTACACCGAGCGCCCGCTCGCCTGCGTCGTGCTCGACGAGGGCAAGGAGGTGCAGGCCGGGGAGCTCGCGTCGTTCCTGCTCGATCGCGTCGCCAAGTGGTGGATCCCGGACGAGTACGCGTTCATCGAGGAGGTCCCGAAGACCTCCGTCGGCAAGTTCGACAAGAAGGTCCTGCGCGCCCGCCTGGAGGACGGCGAGCTGACCGACCGCCAGACGGTCGAGAAGATCGGGGCCTGACGGCTCCGCTCAGCGGACGCGGACGGTGCGCGCGAGCGTGCGCGCCGTCCCCCGCGGCGCCCGCACGGTCACCCGCAGGGTGACCCGCGCGCCGCGCCGCAGCACCCGCCGTGCGAGCGCACCGCGCGCCCGCACGGTGACCGACCGCGTCGCGCCCGCTCGCAGCGTCAGCCGCGCCGGGGCGACCAGGTCACGGGTGCGGCCGCCGCGCCGGACGCGCAGCAGCACGGTGGCCCGGACGGTGAACGGCTCGCGGTTGCGGACGGTCACGCGCAGCCGGCCGCCCGTGCGGCGCACGACGGTCGCCGGGAGCGTGATGCGCGGGGTGCGGCCGAACGTCGTGCGCACGGGCGCGGGGGCGGTCCCGGGACCCGTCCCGGGCGCCGGCGTGCCGGGCGTCGGGGACGGCGTGGTGGCGGGCGGCACGACGGTCGTCGGGATCTGGGCGAGCACGATCCGGCGGGTCGCCGGGGCGCCCTGCGCGAACAGCACCGCGGTGGACCCGTCCTGCTGCGCGGCGGCCGTCAGCGTCTCGGTGTCGTTGGACACGACCGGGCCCGCGCCGGGCACCGACAGGGTCTCCGGCGCGCCGAGCGTCGCGCCTGTCCCGGAGGCGACCATCGCGACCGGGTCCTGACCGGCCGGCGTGTCCTTCCAGGCGACCGCCCCGAACCCGGAGGCCCCGACCGCCGCGACCGGCGTCGACGCCGCGGTCGGCGTCCCGGTGTCCGCGCGCGTCCCGGTCAGCCAGGAGCCCGCCTCCAGGCGCGAGGCGAACGTGGCGAAGGTCAGCTGCCGGGGGCTGGCGACGAGGCCCTGCGCCCCGTCGGGGCTGATCGCGATGGACGGGAACTCGGCGCCCTCCGGCGGGTCGGCGGGGAGGCCGTCCGCGACCTGGGGCGCGGCGACGGTGCCGTCGGGCGCGATCCGGCGCACGAGCACGCGCGGCCGGTCCGTCGCCCCGTAGGTGAAGAGCTCGCGGAACGCCACGTGCGCGGTGCCGTCCGCGGTCGCGGCGACGTCGGTCATGTCCGAGAGCGTCGCGCGGGGCCTGCCGTCGAGCGTCGGGACCGACAGCTCGGTCACCGGGCCCGCGGTCGTGCCCGTGAGGCGGCGGGCGAGCACGTCGAAGCTGCCCATGTCCGTCTCGGTCCACGTCATCACCGCGCCGCCGGGATAGGCGGCGACGTCGGACTCGGTCTGCCCGCCGGGGCCGGCGGCCTCCTCGGCCGCGGTCCGGTCGAGGATCCCCGACGGGTCGATCGCCGTGCCGCCGCCGACGAGGCTCCAGTCGCCGGCGGGCGAGGCGAGGTACGCCGCCCGCACGTTCGGGTTCGCCCCCTGCGTGAAGGTGATGTACGCGCTGCCGTCGGAGGCGGCGTCGAGGTCGAACGCGCGCACGACGTTCAGCGGCACGACGTCCTTCGTCGTGAACGGCTGGCCGGCGGCGGGCGAGACGGCCGCGCGTAGGAGCCCGTCGCCCGGCCCGACACGCCACGCGACGACCGCCCCGCCGGTGCCGAACGCGGCGACCTTCGGCTCGGAGACGGCGGCCGCCACGCCGGTGCCCGCCGAGAGCTGCACGGGCGCCGACCAGGTCCCGCCGGCCCGGCGGCTGACGAACACGTGGTCGGTGCCGCCGACGGCCTTGGTGTAGGCGAGGATCCCGGTCCCATCGGGCGCGAGGTCGATCCCGCCACCGACGCGCACGTCGGCGCTCGGACCGTCGACGGTCGTGACGACGGGGGCGGCCGTGGCGGCAGCGGGGAGCGCGGGGAGCGCGGCGAGCGCGGCGGCGGCGAGGACGGTGGCGGCGGGGAGGGTCGGGCGCACGGAGCGATCCTGTCGGTCGGGGGTCGATCGGACAACGCGCCTTCCCCCGGGAAATGCTGGAGCGCACCGCGTCTTGGCGCGTCGGCGCTATCTGGTGTGGTGGGGCGTAGACTCGCGCCGGTGGAGGTGGCCGGCGTCGACGTCCTGGACCTGCCCGGCGATCCCGCTCGCCGGCCGCTCGTCCTGCTGCACGAAGGGCTCGGCTCGATCGGCCTGTGGCGGGACACGCCGCGGACCCTCGCGAGCGCCACCGGGCGTCGCGTCGTCGCCTACTCGCGACCGGGGCACGGGCGCAGCGCCCCGCCGCCCGGCGGTGCCCGCACCGCCGCCTTCTTCGACCGCGAGGCCGACGTCGTGCTCCCCGCCCTCCTCGACGGGCTCGGGATCACCGCGCCGCTGCTCGTCGGGCACTCCGACGGGGCGACGATCGCGCTCCTGCACGCGGCGCGCCACCCGGTCGGCGGCGTCGTCGCGATCGCGCCGCACGTGTTCGTCGAGACCGACGCGGTCGGTGGCATCGAGGACGCCGTCAGGGCCTTCGAGGAGGGCGACCTGCGCGCCCGCATGGCCAAGCACCACGACGACCCCGACCACGTCTTCCGCTCCTGGAGCGACCTCTGGCTGGACCCGCGCTTCTGGAGCTGGACGATCGAGGACGAGATCGCGCCGCTGGCCGCACCGCTGCTGCTCGTGCACGGCGCCCGGGACCACTACGGCACACTCGCGCAGCTCGACCGCATCGAGGCCGCGGTCTCGGCGAGCCGCGTCCAGCGGCTCGTCGTCGACGCCGGGCACAGCCCGCACCTCGACCGGCCCGAGGTCCTGCGCGACGCGATCGCGGGCTTCGCGGCCGGACTGCCGTGAGAACGGGCTGATCGACTCCCCGTCGGAGGGACGATCTTCCCCCCGACGGGTGTCGGTTCGGGTGGCGCCGGACGTCCGCAGCGTGCGAAACTCTTGTGTGTCGGCGCGCACACGTTGACCGAGCACCCCGTTCGACTTCCATCCGACGCACACCTCTGAGGAGAGCTGCATGTCCCTGTCCGAAGCGCCCGGCGCGGCATCCATCGACGACGTCCTCGCGAACGCGAACACGCTGTGCGAGCTGTTCCAGGGCACCGCTGCCCGCGCCGGTGACGACGTCGCCCTGCGCACCGTCGGCGGCACCACCGAGCTGACCTGGCGCCAGTACGCGGAGCGCGTCGAGGCGATCGCCGCCGGCCTCGCCAAGCTCGGCGTCGGTCGTGGCGACACCGTCGCGATCATGATGACCAACCGTCCCGAGTTCTCGCTCGTGGACTGTGCCGCCATGCACCTCGGGGCCACCCCGTTCAGCGTCTACAACA containing:
- a CDS encoding LuxR C-terminal-related transcriptional regulator, producing MRASRGAAAEVLGRVRARLDGCPGVFGVSDLEHALRSAERGLLDAISRIASDGEDVAALVALLREVLDARDEAVGGVLRRRGEAHDRVRRALTELRAAPTAGAVMDRAVQVLCTHCGFDRAFLFRVEGAEMVCESVHYVQDPEWAREFYELAQVQRPQLTHQLLETEMIRRRAPVMIQSPATDPRTFKPLVLPVKTTSYVAAPVMPDDKVIGFLHADCYFQGREVDEVDRDTIWAFAEGFGFAVDRALLLERLGAQRAEVSRLVAATNQVLTDLTTAELRITRGGDHAKLAGVAASTLLPQVAGPQAALLTPREHEVVALLAEGATNAAIARRLVVSDATVKSHVRNVMRKLHASNRAEAVAKYRRTFSDPLAPGFRPAGGG
- a CDS encoding alpha/beta fold hydrolase; the encoded protein is MEVAGVDVLDLPGDPARRPLVLLHEGLGSIGLWRDTPRTLASATGRRVVAYSRPGHGRSAPPPGGARTAAFFDREADVVLPALLDGLGITAPLLVGHSDGATIALLHAARHPVGGVVAIAPHVFVETDAVGGIEDAVRAFEEGDLRARMAKHHDDPDHVFRSWSDLWLDPRFWSWTIEDEIAPLAAPLLLVHGARDHYGTLAQLDRIEAAVSASRVQRLVVDAGHSPHLDRPEVLRDAIAGFAAGLP
- a CDS encoding long-chain fatty acid--CoA ligase; translated protein: MLEGLVQNDHPLTVGMILRRMRTVNGDSEVVTLRAPGQLDRATYREVGDRCDLLADALSKLGVGEGDRVGTFMWNNQEHLEAYYAIPAMGAVLHTLNLRLFPEQLVYIVNHAKDKVIIVNDSVIPLLAPHTDKFETVEKYIVVGDGDSSALPQDKVIKYEDLLASAEPGFQYPDIDDRSASGLCYTSGTTGDPKGVLYSNRSTFLHAIASGMTDSLGVSGADIVMPVVPMFHAQAWGLAYAAPLVGANLVMPDKFLQGEPLAKLIEGEKVTVAGAVPTLWMDLLRYADENKPDLSSLRCVPCGGAAVPKSLMEAFQERHGVLIVQAWGMTETSPLGAVARPPRGVSEEESWAYRTTAGRVAPGVEARITDDEGKEVAWDGESTGELEVRGPWIASAYYETDAPEKFHDGWLRTGDVAAINPQGYIRITDRAKDVIKSGGEWISSVDLENELMSHPAVREAAVIAKPDERYTERPLACVVLDEGKEVQAGELASFLLDRVAKWWIPDEYAFIEEVPKTSVGKFDKKVLRARLEDGELTDRQTVEKIGA
- a CDS encoding methane monooxygenase, with the protein product MATNRKRRSITQTHERIAQLGWEPTYHEPVPRYPTRYHIPKKSKDPMKQIMREYLPMELEKDDRVYGGHDAAVRAGMTAKAEDRWTEILKPFLTVTNYAEIGAGRCMSMLIDAIPSNELRNGYHVQYVDEVRHTGMQMALGRWYAKNVPDPSGWNQMMKAMPQDIFTLGGMNFVNHFMVGDPIQCAFALQVVAETAFTNVAFVALPDVAARNGDFTLPTTYLSVQSDEARHISNGYATLLTVLQDDRNIPFIQRDLQQAWWINHAFLDVFTAAVMEYFSRDRSDPESFLDKWDRWIRDDWYRAYVVKLGRLGLEMDSHIFDRARERIVKGLHHKVVMLAFATWPMHFWKFDGMDERDFEWFESKYPGWYDEYGFFWEAYRELDDPSEASMLLSGLMSEAPPFCWTCTMPSVIDEDMCHRVVDDRTRFYCSKECRWMDETNPGRYVGDRNYFDRFHGKDLADVVSELEFIRADGETLMGQPHLREKGKWTLNDLRRVGLTVESPNINTARSMGLPSGDWSSAYREGLTDATGRNGGPGPVSVQALDDPLPTSL
- a CDS encoding MmoB/DmpM family protein, whose product is MSAPSAEGSYDYVGIVMAKSAEGDAVADILRDKPGVEIVEQPSFWDIRAPDRLEIDYDEVSEELGVEIDAYAIQHEMSTHYGRMIATDDKLLLFADPVEAMEFLGG
- a CDS encoding NADH:ubiquinone reductase (Na(+)-transporting) subunit F, with product MARILFEPIGEEIDCAEDETILDASFRQGYSLVHGCRAGQCSACKCYLLEGEVSLKTYSTFALSESESEQGYTLLCRAMPDDDDITVELLHFDPDNYKAEHEIQDGRAVVESVRDLTHDISEVVLRVLEPAGFAFAPGHFVDLHVPGSDERRSFSMANLPGDGRLELIVKRYPGGRISGLLDGGALAAGDELGFTGPYGTFRLRENDRPMLMIAGGSGMAPQLALLRQIADEGIERPVRFFYGARTRDDLFLLDELAALSVRISDLRFVPVLSEEEWDGEQGFVHDAVARYLDGGELGEDVEAYLCGPPPMVEAATEMLVDGRGIDAAQVHFDKFTTSVAVGDQEATT